From Bradyrhizobium symbiodeficiens, the proteins below share one genomic window:
- a CDS encoding SixA phosphatase family protein, with protein sequence MRRLMLLRHAKTETDAPSGRDQDRRLDDRGHKDAARIGDWIATHPPFPDTVLVSHAVRARQTWDTAWEAMKDRVPTPQVEILPELYGADPAQILDSIRTATAPADPKQLLLVAHNPGMHEAALMLMGGGDPDGARALADNLPTAGLAIFDFDVKDWADVAYRRGRLVLFTSPKLLR encoded by the coding sequence ATGCGCCGTTTGATGTTGCTGCGTCACGCCAAGACCGAGACCGACGCGCCGAGCGGCCGTGACCAGGATCGCCGCCTCGACGACCGCGGCCATAAGGATGCCGCCCGGATCGGCGATTGGATCGCCACCCATCCTCCCTTCCCCGATACCGTGCTGGTGTCGCACGCCGTGCGGGCCCGGCAGACCTGGGACACCGCCTGGGAGGCGATGAAGGACCGCGTCCCGACACCGCAGGTCGAGATCCTGCCGGAACTCTACGGCGCCGATCCCGCGCAGATCCTGGACTCCATTCGCACCGCAACCGCGCCGGCCGACCCGAAGCAATTGCTGCTGGTGGCCCATAATCCCGGCATGCACGAAGCGGCCCTGATGCTGATGGGCGGCGGCGATCCGGACGGCGCCAGGGCGCTCGCCGACAATCTGCCCACCGCGGGGCTTGCGATCTTCGACTTTGACGTCAAGGATTGGGCTGACGTGGCCTACCGCCGCGGCAGACTGGTGCTG
- a CDS encoding NAD(P)/FAD-dependent oxidoreductase, with protein MSETFTSVSQEEAGLRDRVRLSFDLDVDICVIGAGLAGLSIALEAARLGASVAVLEGRHIGWNASGNQLGTVMPGFALPLTDLIERIGFEDARELWTLSKEGAELVRANATEANMPGIAPDNGVLEVSNVDAGDRLISRLQMLNEDFDTEVEGWQVDRVREVLRTDRYFHGVYYPRAFQVDGRKYVHGLAALARRAGARIFEDTPVVSIDHSGIRKRIVTPSARLRASHIVLAGNIHLGAPLRRLSETLLPVWRYAGITAPLGERVHEIIAFKGSVMDSDGVDHFRIVDGDRLMWESPETTWAARPQRFAGSVRRRIRTIFPDLGNVEVTETFGGATGQTVHGMPQIGQLRKGLWVASGFGRQGMNTSAMAGQMIARSILWGDERWKLFSPFELVWAGGATGRVAGQLVGIWGRASSAAAGSLARYRERAKVKDRQREARLAEANRAAGTGPRRPLAGVRPRPAAPPKPAAQGGQHRAEPAPHDGAASQ; from the coding sequence ATGAGCGAGACTTTCACAAGCGTGTCCCAGGAAGAAGCCGGCCTTCGCGACCGTGTCCGGCTGTCGTTCGATCTCGACGTGGACATCTGCGTCATCGGGGCCGGGCTTGCCGGGCTCTCCATCGCGCTGGAGGCGGCCCGGCTCGGGGCCAGTGTCGCGGTGCTCGAGGGCCGTCATATCGGCTGGAACGCCTCCGGCAACCAGCTCGGCACAGTGATGCCGGGCTTTGCGCTGCCGCTCACCGACCTGATCGAGCGCATCGGCTTCGAGGACGCGCGTGAATTGTGGACACTGTCGAAGGAGGGCGCCGAGCTCGTCCGGGCCAACGCCACGGAAGCGAACATGCCGGGGATCGCTCCTGATAACGGCGTGCTGGAGGTCTCCAACGTCGATGCCGGCGACCGCCTGATCAGCCGGTTGCAGATGCTGAACGAGGATTTCGACACCGAGGTCGAGGGCTGGCAGGTCGATCGCGTCCGCGAGGTGCTCAGGACCGATCGCTATTTCCACGGCGTGTATTATCCTAGGGCGTTCCAGGTCGACGGCCGCAAATACGTGCACGGCCTTGCCGCGCTGGCGCGGCGGGCCGGCGCCCGCATCTTCGAGGACACGCCGGTCGTCAGCATCGATCATTCCGGCATCCGCAAGCGCATCGTCACGCCCTCGGCACGGCTGCGTGCCAGCCACATCGTGCTCGCGGGCAACATCCATCTCGGCGCGCCGTTGCGGCGGCTGTCGGAGACGCTGCTGCCAGTCTGGCGCTATGCCGGCATCACCGCGCCGCTCGGCGAACGCGTGCACGAGATCATCGCCTTCAAGGGATCGGTGATGGATTCCGACGGTGTCGACCATTTCCGCATCGTCGACGGCGACCGGCTGATGTGGGAGAGCCCGGAGACCACCTGGGCCGCGCGTCCGCAGCGCTTTGCGGGCAGCGTCAGGCGCCGGATCCGCACGATCTTTCCCGACCTCGGCAATGTCGAGGTCACCGAGACGTTCGGCGGCGCCACCGGCCAGACAGTGCACGGCATGCCGCAGATCGGCCAGTTGCGCAAAGGCCTGTGGGTGGCGAGCGGGTTCGGCCGTCAGGGCATGAACACCTCGGCCATGGCCGGGCAGATGATCGCGCGCAGCATCCTGTGGGGCGACGAACGCTGGAAGCTGTTCTCGCCGTTCGAACTGGTCTGGGCCGGCGGCGCCACCGGGCGGGTCGCGGGCCAATTGGTCGGGATCTGGGGCAGGGCGAGCTCCGCCGCCGCCGGCTCGCTCGCCCGCTACCGGGAACGCGCCAAGGTCAAGGACCGCCAGCGCGAGGCGCGCCTCGCCGAAGCCAATCGGGCCGCCGGCACCGGTCCGCGCCGCCCACTGGCCGGCGTCAGGCCGCGACCGGCCGCGCCCCCGAAGCCCGCAGCCCAAGGGGGACAACATCGCGCGGAACCGGCGCCGCATGATGGCGCCGCCTCCCAATAA